A window of Daucus carota subsp. sativus chromosome 2, DH1 v3.0, whole genome shotgun sequence genomic DNA:
tatttaagaaataatattatttttcttaaaaatttatacctatattatgtaataaaattatataaatgataaaacaatatgtacttgaatttgtaagtatacaaacttatttttattttataaaaataaccatTCGGTGCGTAGCACGGGTAAAATGCTAGTTTCGATATAAAGACAAAATCTGAAATAAATGCTTTAATTATTTCAGTACGTGAGATTCAATTAACTTGCACTTACTTCCCCACCGAAACTGAAAATCTTTAGTGGACGCAGTTCCGAACAACAAGAAGACCGAGTTTGAGGTGAGTTTACTCTATCCCAGAACCGAATAAATCTCGGTCTCATCAAACGGTTAAAACGCGCTTCAAAAAGATATCAACGACAATAACAACAGACAGTACACACCACCTCCCCATTTACagaaataaaagatattttaaacaaattaaaatggTAAAAATAGATGCTTGAATTACAATTGTTATACATATACAAACCACGCCACCTCTCATTCATATACAAACACAATCACACATTGTTTCCTCTCTACAATACCACCGAAAATTTTCTTggttattttataattaaaaagctgTGTTCTTTTTTGTTTAGTTTTCTTGGAATTTCAGATCTTTAGCATTTTGTTATCTGGGTTAAAATCTGTTTCTTCTTTTTCAGCAAGATTTTATTTCGTCAGATTTTAATTTCTTGATGACGATTTCTGCTACTCTGCCGCTCGCTGGAGGTTAGTTTTCTCAGTTCTTGATTAATGGGTCtctcttttttgtataattacaTAATGTGATGTGTTTTTTGGGGGTTTTGTGTTGATGGGATGATAAAGATTGTGTCTTTGGGGATTTTTGATGATGGGGTTTTCTTGTTTTGGAGAATTTCTGAGGTTTGATATGCTGTTCTATCAATATAATATACAGAAGTCCAGATTCTTtcaatatgtatgtatatgaatGTGGAATGTAAGTATCTTTGTGTTGATGTGATATACATTAGTAAGATTTGGTGTCAGTTATTCCTGATTTTCGTAAACTTGATCATTAATGTTTGAATCTTTCTGTGCTAtgtgtattggcttgatttGAGATCTGAATTGTGAATTTTGATGTGTTCTATGTAAAAAGTATTTTGCTGTAGTTTTTGCTATGAATAAatcttttctgttttttttaatgttttatttcatCTTTATGGCTCAAAGTTttgacaatttttatttatttgttatttttgcgTTGAATGTTAGCATACTGAACGTTTGTAGCTTTTTGTTTCAATGAAAAGGATCATTATATTATTAACTAATTGACTTTATAAACTTCTGTTGGGTCAGGGTGGTATGGGTTCATagatttcaaattttcttttcgaTATCTTGTGAGGGTGAGGGATATCAGTTTTTGGATTTGGGTTTAGTTGATGTGAAGCCTACCTCATCTTGCTGGTTTTGATAATTTAAGAAGAAATTTCTGGCCTGATGGGTTTCTGGTTTCGTTAATTCTTTGTTTGAGTATGTCATGATTCGGTGACtaacaattataaaatttataataagtcTTTTCGTTAGCTCTTTTTTTAATCTATTTACTGTACCTTGACAGATTTTTTGTGAATATATATTGTTCTGAAAAGTGCCGTCTTATTTCCTTTCCCAATTCTAGGCTGGTGACAGATGTTAGTAGTTGTTCGACAATTATAGGAATACCCAGAAGAAAcatattgatttttaaatctcATGATAGAAAAATGGGCTATGTAATTCTATACTAAGTGCTAAGGGGAAAAGTCAGAATAGTTGATTTAAAAGGTGTattgttatattattaatcaatatatacaattgaGGTCCCTCCACCCACCTAAACAAATGAAATTAAGTGTTCAGTACTAATCCAACTTAATGAAGCAAATTAACAAGTAATTTATGGGGTTAGCTACTTAATTGTATTATAGTGTCCGTGATTTCAGATATATCAAAAAGTAAAGAAATAACTGTGGTTGTGATCAACAAAGTAATTGTTATATCTGCCTAGCACAACCATTTTTGTTATGTAATCTTTGTTAAGAATTCTTGAAGATTGTTGCATCTTCTTTGTAATGTGTAATTGTTGATATAAGTATAGTTTGTACATCTTGATTGATTTTGTGATGGATACTGACGTGCCTGTGATTTATTCTCTTCAGCTATCAGCTCAATGGTTACTTCTAAGAAGTATATTACAAGTGAAGAGCTTGGGAAACATAACAAGCGTGAAGATCTGTGGATTTCTATTCAGGGAAAGGTTTACAATGTCACTGAATGGGCTAAGGAACACCCAGGTGGGGATATCCCACTCTTAAATTTGGCTGGACAGGACGTGACAGATGCATTCATTGCTTTCCATCCCGGTTCTGCTTGGAAATATCTTGACAAATTCTTTACTGGGTATCACCTCGCAGACTATGAAGTTTCAGATGTATCGAAGGATTATAGAAAACTTGCTGCCGAGTTTGCAAAAGCTGGAATGTTTGAAAAGAAAGGGCATATCGTAATCTACTCAATTTGTTTTGTAGCTTTGTTGCTTTCAGCATGTGTATATGGTGTATTGGCTTCAGACAAATTCTCAGTTCATATGTTATCTGGAGCATTGTTGGGATTCACTTGGATTCAAGTGGCTTATATGGGTCATGATGCTGGACACTATCAAGCAATGTCAAGTCGTGGATGGAACAAAGTTGCTGGTATTATTATTGGCAATTGTATTACTGGAATCAGCATTGCTTGGTGGAAATGGACTCATAACGCTCATCACATAGCTTGCAATAGCCTCGACTATGATCCCGACCTTCAGCACTTGCCCATGCTAGCAGTGTCAGACAGTTTCTTCCAGTCGTTGACATCAAAATTTTACAATAGGAAACTGACGTTTGATCCAGTAGCTAAATTCTTCGTGAGCTACCAACACTTGTCATACTACCCGGTCATGTGTGTGGCGAGAGTCAACCTTTATCTGCAAACATTGTTACTATTGTGCTCCAAGAGGAGAATACCAGACAGGGCTCTTAACATAATTGGGACCATTGTTTTCTGGACATGGTTTCCTCTGCTTGTTTCTTGCTTACCCAATTGGACCGAAAGGGTGTTGTTTGTGCTGGTAAGCTTCTGTGTCTGTGCTATTCAACATGTTCAGTTCACCTTGAACCATTTTGCGGCAGATGTTTATGTGGGACCTCCTACGGGGAACAATTGGTTTGAGAAACAAGCCGGAGGGACGATAGACATTGCGTGCTATCCATGGATGGATTGGTTCTATGGTGGTTTGCAGTTTCAGCTCGAGCACCATTTGTTTCCCAGGTTGCCTCGAACTCATTTGAGGAGCATTTCTCCTATCGTGCAAGACCTTtgcaagaagcacaatcttccttACAGAAGCTTGTCTTTCTTTGAGGCCAATGTAGCGACGCTCAAGACTCTTAAGACTGCAGCCTTTCAGGCTCGTGGTTTGCTCTGGGAAGCAGTCAACACTCATGGTTGATGGGTTATATGTGATCATGTTTACACCAACCCATCAGTTTGGATGAGAAACTCAACTTTTGTATCAGGATTTTTTGTAACTCTTTTGTTCTTTAAACTATTTTAGGTTGCATtatgttctatttttattttttcaaacttCTTTCTCATCTTGGGATCCCAGGAGTTCCATGGCATAGCCGTGGCGGATTTGATGGCACTTGCGATTTCAAGCTGGGTAAGaatgcatatattttttctaaCGTTTGAAACTAGAAACTCTACTTAATATAATGAGCAAGGTGATTTATGAATCTTGACAGACTGAATGGACTATCTTAGTCCAAGGTGTTGCATGTTGCTTGTCAATATCAGTAGACTAAATTGTTGCTCTTAGTTGTTGATTAATTACTCTTAATAGTGCTATACAGAGCCATGGTTTTCCACAATTACCAACTAATAAGTCTCCGTTAGGCCACCATTGAAGGCCTGACACTAGACTCGCTCTTTGAATATTTCCTTGTTCAAAGTGTTGCGTTTGATTATTATAATTGAATCCATTTGTTGATATTTGTCTTGTTCTTCAAAAATATCTGGTCGGGTAAAAACTCCATTACACAAAGAAGATCATTAaacataaatacaaaaatatcaCTTATATATTAGAAATACGAAATGATATCACTTAAACAACTCAAAAGCACAAGAACACTATTGAGAATTTCTCTTCAATAGTTCCaacattaataattaaattatatttacattCATATTATTGCATCGACTACTTTAATCTAATAATTGTTTGTAGtgtaaaattagttttgaaattataaaataaaagttaaatattaaaataattgcatGATATAAATTTAGTTTTGGAAACAAAAACTAATGAATAGCTCTTAAAAggtaatattgaaaatttaaatggACAGCAACTAATTTGAAGCaacttttccttttttttaatttaaagttGCTATTATGAAATCAtgaaaataacattttttttattacttcTATGTAGAATATACGATACATGTAATCATGGACGAAACCAGCAAACATCTGTAAGGgggtcaaaaaaaaattcttcgaTACAGTAAAATTTTTCATCAGCACTgtaaaatattcattataaaataaatacaaaaatactatttaaaaaattatagtagagCTTGCGTTCTTTTAAATCaggaaatcaaatttataattgtgtcaacaaaaatatttagctatttctcgttaaatatatataagtataaaatGATCAGGAAACTCATCATAATAACTCTAAGTTATACAgtaatctttaattagcaagtaacacacattaaatgaaattgtattttgacaatatctcaaaaattaaatattatgtttattatatttactccttttcaaaaaaaaatgtttattatacttaaaaaaaatatattatgcttatttagaagatgacaagttataatttaaataagtaaaaatattacctggatgatgaaatttaaattgaagatgagtagatcaatattaatattaaataataaattgataatgCACGAGGACTAACTATTCTATGAAAATGAAAAAGTGAAGTGAATTATAAGTTTCTTGAATAAGACCTCCACCAaagattcttatttttaaagaagaaccatattgacatttatatttatcacatatcacattttacgatttttttaaatagtataattgtatatatatccatatttttgtttatttttattttttaatttggtttaatacaataaattagaaaaatctaagaattaaaactttattttaaaatgttaaatatttcttagaagcaaacaaatattttttgaggggggccaaatatttatatttatataaatatataaataaaatataatttttttcaaaattatataataaaaattacaatactATAAAAATTCTAGAGAGGCCATGGCCCTTGTGGACGCTATGTAACTTCGTCCCTGCACCGTGTAATTATTCGACATCTCGATGAATATGCACTGCAGGCTGAAGCAATGATGTACATATACAAACTTATCTCTTTCGTTTTGTATATTATGATGTCCGGGTGGCACGTGCCATATCCAGTAATACCATGTGATCTGCGACTGGCCATGGCATATTTATTGGAGTAAGAATTTAGGGAATTATTGTATCGCAAACATTTTTACTTTGGAGCCTTGATTTTAGCTTTCATTTTTCTGCTCCGTACTTGATTTCTTGCTTTAAAATTTTGGTTTATAACTTATTCTGTAATAGCAAGGAAAAGTAGCAAGCTGATTTCAACACTTGCCTCTTCAGAACTTTACTCAAAACTAGCCCTAAAAACCGTGTAAGGCACGGGtacatt
This region includes:
- the LOC108205587 gene encoding delta(8)-fatty-acid desaturase; this encodes MTISATLPLAGAISSMVTSKKYITSEELGKHNKREDLWISIQGKVYNVTEWAKEHPGGDIPLLNLAGQDVTDAFIAFHPGSAWKYLDKFFTGYHLADYEVSDVSKDYRKLAAEFAKAGMFEKKGHIVIYSICFVALLLSACVYGVLASDKFSVHMLSGALLGFTWIQVAYMGHDAGHYQAMSSRGWNKVAGIIIGNCITGISIAWWKWTHNAHHIACNSLDYDPDLQHLPMLAVSDSFFQSLTSKFYNRKLTFDPVAKFFVSYQHLSYYPVMCVARVNLYLQTLLLLCSKRRIPDRALNIIGTIVFWTWFPLLVSCLPNWTERVLFVLVSFCVCAIQHVQFTLNHFAADVYVGPPTGNNWFEKQAGGTIDIACYPWMDWFYGGLQFQLEHHLFPRLPRTHLRSISPIVQDLCKKHNLPYRSLSFFEANVATLKTLKTAAFQARGLLWEAVNTHG